From the Temnothorax longispinosus isolate EJ_2023e chromosome 6, Tlon_JGU_v1, whole genome shotgun sequence genome, one window contains:
- the Rasp gene encoding protein-cysteine N-palmitoyltransferase HHAT isoform X6: protein MMKNNSLVTTHTHISYYESCFYFLVWSCAIIYSVYQFYLANNYFDDYYDAYGDFDSGWIWVGKKRDISDQEWLVWLTLVNRLIPYIFIHHFISQIIKVHSNNMILCYWYIVSSIIFLYHYLGTLSMLCAILQPSFLHILTHICSKNTAWTIHILYLFVIHILKTPNGTFQSWLGITDEKHYILTLLMCWIHLRSISHNMDSIDDQFSNSNNFIQKLAYCLYLPTLFLGPLILYHEFVESINQPHEYWNYQRLLTFILNLVRYMFWLYVTELLLHFIYTNAIQYHSQVVQNLNSWALYGLGYCMGQFFFNKYVVIYGTCSSLCYLDNIKAPSQPKCIARIHLYSDMWKHFDRGLYKFLIRYIYVPIQKSQKYRYFGKLFASFTCFTFVFIWHGIQMNIFIWTLLNFIGIIIENIGVSIGKTSPLLAISAISNFYFLGGREIGNIFIQNILYDGSWKSLSILLFFLYCCCHVSVDVKSWELRHIRR, encoded by the exons AAAACAATAGTTTAGtaaccacacacacacacattagcTATTACGAAAGTTGTTTTTACTTCCTTGTGTGGTCGTGTGCCATCATTTATTctgtatatcaattttatttggcaaataatt attTCGATGACTATTACGATGCATATGGTGATTTTGATTCAGGATGGATTTGGGTTGGAAAGAAACGAGACATCTCCGATCAAGAGTGGCTTGTATGGCTCACATTAGTGAATAGATTGATACCTTATATTTTCATCCATCATTTTATCagtcaaattattaaagtcCATAGTAACAATAtg atattatgCTATTGGTATATCGTATCgtctataatttttctctatcACTATTTGGGTACATTGAGCATGTTATGTGCAATACTGCAACCtagttttttacatatattaacacaTATATGTAGTAAGAATACAGCATGGacaatacatattttgtatCTATTTGTAATACACATATTAAAAACACCAAATGGGACTTTTCAAAGTTGGCTAGGAATCACTGATGAGaagcattatattttaacactaCTAATGTGTTGGATACATTTAAGAAGTATCAGTCACAATATGGATAGCATTGATGACCAATTCTccaattcaaataattttattcagaaattaGCATATTGCTTGTACTTACCTACATTATTTTTAGGACCACTTATTTTGTATCATGAATTTGTGGAATCT attaatCAACCACATGAATATTGGAATTATCAAAGGCTtctaacttttatattaaatttagttaGATACATGTTCTGGTTATATGTGACCGAATTGTtgctacattttatttatacaaatgcTATACAATATCACTCACAG gTTGTGCAGAATTTAAATTCTTGGGCATTGTATGGTTTAGGATATTGCAtgggacaatttttttttaataaatatgttgtaATCTATGGAACATGCAGTAGTTTATGTTATTTAGATAACATAAAAGCACCATCGCAACCTAAATGCATAGCTAGGATTCATTTATATTCCGACATGTGGAAACATTTTGATAGAGGATTATACAAATTTCTTATAAG atatatttatgttccaatacaaaaatcacaaaaatatagatattttggAAAACTGTTTGCATCATTTACATGTTTTACATTTGTCTTTATATGGCATGGAATACAAATGAACATCTTTATTTGGACATTGCTCAATTTTATAGggataataattgaaaatataggAGTATCAATTGGCAAAA CAAGCCCTCTTTTAGCAATATCAGccatatctaatttttattttcttggtggacgagaaattggaaatatctttatacaaaatatattatatgatg GATCCTGGAAAAGCCTATCTATTCTGCTGTTCTTTCTTTATTGCTGTTGCCACGTTTCAGTAGATGTTAAAAGCTGGGAATTACGCCATATTAGAAGATAA
- the Rasp gene encoding protein-cysteine N-palmitoyltransferase HHAT isoform X1 — MMKNNSLVTTHTHISYYESCFYFLVWSCAIIYSVYQFYLANNYFDDYYDAYGDFDSGWIWVGKKRDISDQEWLVWLTLVNRLIPYIFIHHFISQIIKVHSNNMILCYWYIVSSIIFLYHYLGTLSMLCAILQPSFLHILTHICSKNTAWTIHILYLFVIHILKTPNGTFQSWLGITDEKHYILTLLMCWIHLRSISHNMDSIDDQFSNSNNFIQKLAYCLYLPTLFLGPLILYHEFVESINQPHEYWNYQRLLTFILNLVRYMFWLYVTELLLHFIYTNAIQYHSQVVQNLNSWALYGLGYCMGQFFFNKYVVIYGTCSSLCYLDNIKAPSQPKCIARIHLYSDMWKHFDRGLYKFLIRYIYVPIQKSQKYRYFGKLFASFTCFTFVFIWHGIQMNIFIWTLLNFIGIIIENIGVSIGKSKQYHKILNMYLSSRNTKRLHCMLASPLLAISAISNFYFLGGREIGNIFIQNILYDGSWKSLSILLFFLYCCCHVSVDVKSWELRHIRR; from the exons AAAACAATAGTTTAGtaaccacacacacacacattagcTATTACGAAAGTTGTTTTTACTTCCTTGTGTGGTCGTGTGCCATCATTTATTctgtatatcaattttatttggcaaataatt attTCGATGACTATTACGATGCATATGGTGATTTTGATTCAGGATGGATTTGGGTTGGAAAGAAACGAGACATCTCCGATCAAGAGTGGCTTGTATGGCTCACATTAGTGAATAGATTGATACCTTATATTTTCATCCATCATTTTATCagtcaaattattaaagtcCATAGTAACAATAtg atattatgCTATTGGTATATCGTATCgtctataatttttctctatcACTATTTGGGTACATTGAGCATGTTATGTGCAATACTGCAACCtagttttttacatatattaacacaTATATGTAGTAAGAATACAGCATGGacaatacatattttgtatCTATTTGTAATACACATATTAAAAACACCAAATGGGACTTTTCAAAGTTGGCTAGGAATCACTGATGAGaagcattatattttaacactaCTAATGTGTTGGATACATTTAAGAAGTATCAGTCACAATATGGATAGCATTGATGACCAATTCTccaattcaaataattttattcagaaattaGCATATTGCTTGTACTTACCTACATTATTTTTAGGACCACTTATTTTGTATCATGAATTTGTGGAATCT attaatCAACCACATGAATATTGGAATTATCAAAGGCTtctaacttttatattaaatttagttaGATACATGTTCTGGTTATATGTGACCGAATTGTtgctacattttatttatacaaatgcTATACAATATCACTCACAG gTTGTGCAGAATTTAAATTCTTGGGCATTGTATGGTTTAGGATATTGCAtgggacaatttttttttaataaatatgttgtaATCTATGGAACATGCAGTAGTTTATGTTATTTAGATAACATAAAAGCACCATCGCAACCTAAATGCATAGCTAGGATTCATTTATATTCCGACATGTGGAAACATTTTGATAGAGGATTATACAAATTTCTTATAAG atatatttatgttccaatacaaaaatcacaaaaatatagatattttggAAAACTGTTTGCATCATTTACATGTTTTACATTTGTCTTTATATGGCATGGAATACAAATGAACATCTTTATTTGGACATTGCTCAATTTTATAGggataataattgaaaatataggAGTATCAATTGGCAAAAGTAaacaatatcataaaatactaaatatgtatttatcttCAAGAAATACTAAAAGACTTCATTGCATGCTAGCAAGCCCTCTTTTAGCAATATCAGccatatctaatttttattttcttggtggacgagaaattggaaatatctttatacaaaatatattatatgatg GATCCTGGAAAAGCCTATCTATTCTGCTGTTCTTTCTTTATTGCTGTTGCCACGTTTCAGTAGATGTTAAAAGCTGGGAATTACGCCATATTAGAAGATAA
- the Rasp gene encoding protein-cysteine N-palmitoyltransferase HHAT isoform X7: MMKNNSLVTTHTHISYYESCFYFLVWSCAIIYSVYQFYLANNYFDDYYDAYGDFDSGWIWVGKKRDISDQEWLVWLTLILCYWYIVSSIIFLYHYLGTLSMLCAILQPSFLHILTHICSKNTAWTIHILYLFVIHILKTPNGTFQSWLGITDEKHYILTLLMCWIHLRSISHNMDSIDDQFSNSNNFIQKLAYCLYLPTLFLGPLILYHEFVESINQPHEYWNYQRLLTFILNLVRYMFWLYVTELLLHFIYTNAIQYHSQVVQNLNSWALYGLGYCMGQFFFNKYVVIYGTCSSLCYLDNIKAPSQPKCIARIHLYSDMWKHFDRGLYKFLIRYIYVPIQKSQKYRYFGKLFASFTCFTFVFIWHGIQMNIFIWTLLNFIGIIIENIGVSIGKSKQYHKILNMYLSSRNTKRLHCMLASPLLAISAISNFYFLGGREIGNIFIQNILYDGSWKSLSILLFFLYCCCHVSVDVKSWELRHIRR, from the exons AAAACAATAGTTTAGtaaccacacacacacacattagcTATTACGAAAGTTGTTTTTACTTCCTTGTGTGGTCGTGTGCCATCATTTATTctgtatatcaattttatttggcaaataatt attTCGATGACTATTACGATGCATATGGTGATTTTGATTCAGGATGGATTTGGGTTGGAAAGAAACGAGACATCTCCGATCAAGAGTGGCTTGTATGGCTCACATTA atattatgCTATTGGTATATCGTATCgtctataatttttctctatcACTATTTGGGTACATTGAGCATGTTATGTGCAATACTGCAACCtagttttttacatatattaacacaTATATGTAGTAAGAATACAGCATGGacaatacatattttgtatCTATTTGTAATACACATATTAAAAACACCAAATGGGACTTTTCAAAGTTGGCTAGGAATCACTGATGAGaagcattatattttaacactaCTAATGTGTTGGATACATTTAAGAAGTATCAGTCACAATATGGATAGCATTGATGACCAATTCTccaattcaaataattttattcagaaattaGCATATTGCTTGTACTTACCTACATTATTTTTAGGACCACTTATTTTGTATCATGAATTTGTGGAATCT attaatCAACCACATGAATATTGGAATTATCAAAGGCTtctaacttttatattaaatttagttaGATACATGTTCTGGTTATATGTGACCGAATTGTtgctacattttatttatacaaatgcTATACAATATCACTCACAG gTTGTGCAGAATTTAAATTCTTGGGCATTGTATGGTTTAGGATATTGCAtgggacaatttttttttaataaatatgttgtaATCTATGGAACATGCAGTAGTTTATGTTATTTAGATAACATAAAAGCACCATCGCAACCTAAATGCATAGCTAGGATTCATTTATATTCCGACATGTGGAAACATTTTGATAGAGGATTATACAAATTTCTTATAAG atatatttatgttccaatacaaaaatcacaaaaatatagatattttggAAAACTGTTTGCATCATTTACATGTTTTACATTTGTCTTTATATGGCATGGAATACAAATGAACATCTTTATTTGGACATTGCTCAATTTTATAGggataataattgaaaatataggAGTATCAATTGGCAAAAGTAaacaatatcataaaatactaaatatgtatttatcttCAAGAAATACTAAAAGACTTCATTGCATGCTAGCAAGCCCTCTTTTAGCAATATCAGccatatctaatttttattttcttggtggacgagaaattggaaatatctttatacaaaatatattatatgatg GATCCTGGAAAAGCCTATCTATTCTGCTGTTCTTTCTTTATTGCTGTTGCCACGTTTCAGTAGATGTTAAAAGCTGGGAATTACGCCATATTAGAAGATAA
- the Rasp gene encoding protein-cysteine N-palmitoyltransferase HHAT isoform X8, translated as MMKNNSLVTTHTHISYYESCFYFLVWSCAIIYSVYQFYLANNYFDDYYDAYGDFDSGWIWVGKKRDISDQEWLILCYWYIVSSIIFLYHYLGTLSMLCAILQPSFLHILTHICSKNTAWTIHILYLFVIHILKTPNGTFQSWLGITDEKHYILTLLMCWIHLRSISHNMDSIDDQFSNSNNFIQKLAYCLYLPTLFLGPLILYHEFVESINQPHEYWNYQRLLTFILNLVRYMFWLYVTELLLHFIYTNAIQYHSQVVQNLNSWALYGLGYCMGQFFFNKYVVIYGTCSSLCYLDNIKAPSQPKCIARIHLYSDMWKHFDRGLYKFLIRYIYVPIQKSQKYRYFGKLFASFTCFTFVFIWHGIQMNIFIWTLLNFIGIIIENIGVSIGKSKQYHKILNMYLSSRNTKRLHCMLASPLLAISAISNFYFLGGREIGNIFIQNILYDGSWKSLSILLFFLYCCCHVSVDVKSWELRHIRR; from the exons AAAACAATAGTTTAGtaaccacacacacacacattagcTATTACGAAAGTTGTTTTTACTTCCTTGTGTGGTCGTGTGCCATCATTTATTctgtatatcaattttatttggcaaataatt attTCGATGACTATTACGATGCATATGGTGATTTTGATTCAGGATGGATTTGGGTTGGAAAGAAACGAGACATCTCCGATCAAGAGTGGCTT atattatgCTATTGGTATATCGTATCgtctataatttttctctatcACTATTTGGGTACATTGAGCATGTTATGTGCAATACTGCAACCtagttttttacatatattaacacaTATATGTAGTAAGAATACAGCATGGacaatacatattttgtatCTATTTGTAATACACATATTAAAAACACCAAATGGGACTTTTCAAAGTTGGCTAGGAATCACTGATGAGaagcattatattttaacactaCTAATGTGTTGGATACATTTAAGAAGTATCAGTCACAATATGGATAGCATTGATGACCAATTCTccaattcaaataattttattcagaaattaGCATATTGCTTGTACTTACCTACATTATTTTTAGGACCACTTATTTTGTATCATGAATTTGTGGAATCT attaatCAACCACATGAATATTGGAATTATCAAAGGCTtctaacttttatattaaatttagttaGATACATGTTCTGGTTATATGTGACCGAATTGTtgctacattttatttatacaaatgcTATACAATATCACTCACAG gTTGTGCAGAATTTAAATTCTTGGGCATTGTATGGTTTAGGATATTGCAtgggacaatttttttttaataaatatgttgtaATCTATGGAACATGCAGTAGTTTATGTTATTTAGATAACATAAAAGCACCATCGCAACCTAAATGCATAGCTAGGATTCATTTATATTCCGACATGTGGAAACATTTTGATAGAGGATTATACAAATTTCTTATAAG atatatttatgttccaatacaaaaatcacaaaaatatagatattttggAAAACTGTTTGCATCATTTACATGTTTTACATTTGTCTTTATATGGCATGGAATACAAATGAACATCTTTATTTGGACATTGCTCAATTTTATAGggataataattgaaaatataggAGTATCAATTGGCAAAAGTAaacaatatcataaaatactaaatatgtatttatcttCAAGAAATACTAAAAGACTTCATTGCATGCTAGCAAGCCCTCTTTTAGCAATATCAGccatatctaatttttattttcttggtggacgagaaattggaaatatctttatacaaaatatattatatgatg GATCCTGGAAAAGCCTATCTATTCTGCTGTTCTTTCTTTATTGCTGTTGCCACGTTTCAGTAGATGTTAAAAGCTGGGAATTACGCCATATTAGAAGATAA
- the Rasp gene encoding protein-cysteine N-palmitoyltransferase HHAT isoform X9, with product MMKNNSLVTTHTHISYYESCFYFLVWSCAIIYSVYQFYLANNYFDDYYDAYGDFDSGWIWVGKKRDISDQEWLVWLTLVNRLIPYIFIHHFISQIIKVHSNNMILCYWYIVSSIIFLYHYLGTLSMLCAILQPSFLHILTHICSKNTAWTIHILYLFVIHILKTPNGTFQSWLGITDEKHYILTLLMCWIHLRRPLILYHEFVESINQPHEYWNYQRLLTFILNLVRYMFWLYVTELLLHFIYTNAIQYHSQVVQNLNSWALYGLGYCMGQFFFNKYVVIYGTCSSLCYLDNIKAPSQPKCIARIHLYSDMWKHFDRGLYKFLIRYIYVPIQKSQKYRYFGKLFASFTCFTFVFIWHGIQMNIFIWTLLNFIGIIIENIGVSIGKSKQYHKILNMYLSSRNTKRLHCMLASPLLAISAISNFYFLGGREIGNIFIQNILYDGSWKSLSILLFFLYCCCHVSVDVKSWELRHIRR from the exons AAAACAATAGTTTAGtaaccacacacacacacattagcTATTACGAAAGTTGTTTTTACTTCCTTGTGTGGTCGTGTGCCATCATTTATTctgtatatcaattttatttggcaaataatt attTCGATGACTATTACGATGCATATGGTGATTTTGATTCAGGATGGATTTGGGTTGGAAAGAAACGAGACATCTCCGATCAAGAGTGGCTTGTATGGCTCACATTAGTGAATAGATTGATACCTTATATTTTCATCCATCATTTTATCagtcaaattattaaagtcCATAGTAACAATAtg atattatgCTATTGGTATATCGTATCgtctataatttttctctatcACTATTTGGGTACATTGAGCATGTTATGTGCAATACTGCAACCtagttttttacatatattaacacaTATATGTAGTAAGAATACAGCATGGacaatacatattttgtatCTATTTGTAATACACATATTAAAAACACCAAATGGGACTTTTCAAAGTTGGCTAGGAATCACTGATGAGaagcattatattttaacactaCTAATGTGTTGGATACATTTAAGAA GACCACTTATTTTGTATCATGAATTTGTGGAATCT attaatCAACCACATGAATATTGGAATTATCAAAGGCTtctaacttttatattaaatttagttaGATACATGTTCTGGTTATATGTGACCGAATTGTtgctacattttatttatacaaatgcTATACAATATCACTCACAG gTTGTGCAGAATTTAAATTCTTGGGCATTGTATGGTTTAGGATATTGCAtgggacaatttttttttaataaatatgttgtaATCTATGGAACATGCAGTAGTTTATGTTATTTAGATAACATAAAAGCACCATCGCAACCTAAATGCATAGCTAGGATTCATTTATATTCCGACATGTGGAAACATTTTGATAGAGGATTATACAAATTTCTTATAAG atatatttatgttccaatacaaaaatcacaaaaatatagatattttggAAAACTGTTTGCATCATTTACATGTTTTACATTTGTCTTTATATGGCATGGAATACAAATGAACATCTTTATTTGGACATTGCTCAATTTTATAGggataataattgaaaatataggAGTATCAATTGGCAAAAGTAaacaatatcataaaatactaaatatgtatttatcttCAAGAAATACTAAAAGACTTCATTGCATGCTAGCAAGCCCTCTTTTAGCAATATCAGccatatctaatttttattttcttggtggacgagaaattggaaatatctttatacaaaatatattatatgatg GATCCTGGAAAAGCCTATCTATTCTGCTGTTCTTTCTTTATTGCTGTTGCCACGTTTCAGTAGATGTTAAAAGCTGGGAATTACGCCATATTAGAAGATAA
- the Rasp gene encoding protein-cysteine N-palmitoyltransferase Rasp isoform X13, translating to MMKNNSLVTTHTHISYYESCFYFLVWSCAIIYSVYQFYLANNYFDDYYDAYGDFDSGWIWVGKKRDISDQEWLVWLTLVNRLIPYIFIHHFISQIIKVHSNNMILCYWYIVSSIIFLYHYLGTLSMLCAILQPSFLHILTHICSKNTAWTIHILYLFVIHILKTPNGTFQSWLGITDEKHYILTLLMCWIHLRSISHNMDSIDDQFSNSNNFIQKLAYCLYLPTLFLGPLILYHEFVESINQPHEYWNYQRLLTFILNLVRYMFWLYVTELLLHFIYTNAIQYHSQVVQNLNSWALYGLGYCMGQFFFNKYVVIYGTCSSLCYLDNIKAPSQPKCIARIHLYSDMWKHFDRGLYKFLIRILEKPIYSAVLSLLLLPRFSRC from the exons AAAACAATAGTTTAGtaaccacacacacacacattagcTATTACGAAAGTTGTTTTTACTTCCTTGTGTGGTCGTGTGCCATCATTTATTctgtatatcaattttatttggcaaataatt attTCGATGACTATTACGATGCATATGGTGATTTTGATTCAGGATGGATTTGGGTTGGAAAGAAACGAGACATCTCCGATCAAGAGTGGCTTGTATGGCTCACATTAGTGAATAGATTGATACCTTATATTTTCATCCATCATTTTATCagtcaaattattaaagtcCATAGTAACAATAtg atattatgCTATTGGTATATCGTATCgtctataatttttctctatcACTATTTGGGTACATTGAGCATGTTATGTGCAATACTGCAACCtagttttttacatatattaacacaTATATGTAGTAAGAATACAGCATGGacaatacatattttgtatCTATTTGTAATACACATATTAAAAACACCAAATGGGACTTTTCAAAGTTGGCTAGGAATCACTGATGAGaagcattatattttaacactaCTAATGTGTTGGATACATTTAAGAAGTATCAGTCACAATATGGATAGCATTGATGACCAATTCTccaattcaaataattttattcagaaattaGCATATTGCTTGTACTTACCTACATTATTTTTAGGACCACTTATTTTGTATCATGAATTTGTGGAATCT attaatCAACCACATGAATATTGGAATTATCAAAGGCTtctaacttttatattaaatttagttaGATACATGTTCTGGTTATATGTGACCGAATTGTtgctacattttatttatacaaatgcTATACAATATCACTCACAG gTTGTGCAGAATTTAAATTCTTGGGCATTGTATGGTTTAGGATATTGCAtgggacaatttttttttaataaatatgttgtaATCTATGGAACATGCAGTAGTTTATGTTATTTAGATAACATAAAAGCACCATCGCAACCTAAATGCATAGCTAGGATTCATTTATATTCCGACATGTGGAAACATTTTGATAGAGGATTATACAAATTTCTTATAAG GATCCTGGAAAAGCCTATCTATTCTGCTGTTCTTTCTTTATTGCTGTTGCCACGTTTCAGTAGATGTTAA
- the Rasp gene encoding protein-cysteine N-palmitoyltransferase Rasp isoform X14, giving the protein MMKNNSLVTTHTHISYYESCFYFLVWSCAIIYSVYQFYLANNYFDDYYDAYGDFDSGWIWVGKKRDISDQEWLINQPHEYWNYQRLLTFILNLVRYMFWLYVTELLLHFIYTNAIQYHSQVVQNLNSWALYGLGYCMGQFFFNKYVVIYGTCSSLCYLDNIKAPSQPKCIARIHLYSDMWKHFDRGLYKFLIRYIYVPIQKSQKYRYFGKLFASFTCFTFVFIWHGIQMNIFIWTLLNFIGIIIENIGVSIGKSKQYHKILNMYLSSRNTKRLHCMLASPLLAISAISNFYFLGGREIGNIFIQNILYDGSWKSLSILLFFLYCCCHVSVDVKSWELRHIRR; this is encoded by the exons AAAACAATAGTTTAGtaaccacacacacacacattagcTATTACGAAAGTTGTTTTTACTTCCTTGTGTGGTCGTGTGCCATCATTTATTctgtatatcaattttatttggcaaataatt attTCGATGACTATTACGATGCATATGGTGATTTTGATTCAGGATGGATTTGGGTTGGAAAGAAACGAGACATCTCCGATCAAGAGTGGCTT attaatCAACCACATGAATATTGGAATTATCAAAGGCTtctaacttttatattaaatttagttaGATACATGTTCTGGTTATATGTGACCGAATTGTtgctacattttatttatacaaatgcTATACAATATCACTCACAG gTTGTGCAGAATTTAAATTCTTGGGCATTGTATGGTTTAGGATATTGCAtgggacaatttttttttaataaatatgttgtaATCTATGGAACATGCAGTAGTTTATGTTATTTAGATAACATAAAAGCACCATCGCAACCTAAATGCATAGCTAGGATTCATTTATATTCCGACATGTGGAAACATTTTGATAGAGGATTATACAAATTTCTTATAAG atatatttatgttccaatacaaaaatcacaaaaatatagatattttggAAAACTGTTTGCATCATTTACATGTTTTACATTTGTCTTTATATGGCATGGAATACAAATGAACATCTTTATTTGGACATTGCTCAATTTTATAGggataataattgaaaatataggAGTATCAATTGGCAAAAGTAaacaatatcataaaatactaaatatgtatttatcttCAAGAAATACTAAAAGACTTCATTGCATGCTAGCAAGCCCTCTTTTAGCAATATCAGccatatctaatttttattttcttggtggacgagaaattggaaatatctttatacaaaatatattatatgatg GATCCTGGAAAAGCCTATCTATTCTGCTGTTCTTTCTTTATTGCTGTTGCCACGTTTCAGTAGATGTTAAAAGCTGGGAATTACGCCATATTAGAAGATAA